One window of the Archangium primigenium genome contains the following:
- a CDS encoding M14 family zinc carboxypeptidase: MPALLLSLLAAASLAAAPVVTPAVPPIEPPAKESRPAALLTRVSFDSQDDLNRLAARLDLTAAVDRARGTVEAVLSPEEYDALVKEGRRVELLEEGTRRLNAPRERLAEQRLGISGYACYRTVDETYASMQELANTYPRLAQWRSIGDSWDRMTPGGNPGDELKVLVLTNRARLKAKPRFFLMAAIHAREYATAELAARFAEELVNRYEVDADARWLLDYHEVHIVVQSNPDGRRVAETGLSKRKNTNTTQGSCSAATWGVDLNRNSSFDWNQGGTTTSACGETYLGRTPASEPETQALENYILSLYADRRGPAASDPAAEDTSGVMISLHSYGGWVLYPWGADTSAAPNEARLRTLGRKFNYFNGYQACPAATCLYVASGSTDTFAYGVLGVPSYTIEVGTEFFQSCSSFENVVLPNNMPALWYALKATRRPYQSPAGPDSVTLSLSAAAVRPGTPVTLYAQADDTRYGTNGGVEPTQNIAAARYSVDAPSWVSGTPTYALTPLDGAFDSPVEQLQGTVFTSTLTPGKHILFVESQDASGNWGVPTAIFLTVVQ, translated from the coding sequence ATGCCTGCCTTGCTTCTGAGTCTTCTCGCCGCGGCGTCGCTCGCCGCGGCTCCCGTGGTGACCCCCGCCGTGCCTCCCATCGAGCCTCCCGCCAAGGAGTCTCGTCCCGCCGCGCTCCTCACCCGCGTGTCGTTCGACTCGCAGGACGACCTCAACCGGCTCGCCGCGCGCCTGGACCTGACCGCGGCGGTGGACCGCGCGCGGGGCACGGTGGAGGCGGTGCTGTCGCCCGAGGAGTATGACGCCCTGGTGAAGGAGGGGCGGCGCGTGGAGCTGCTCGAGGAGGGCACCCGGCGCCTCAACGCGCCGCGCGAGCGTCTGGCCGAGCAGCGCCTGGGCATCTCCGGCTACGCCTGCTACCGCACGGTGGACGAGACGTACGCGTCCATGCAGGAGCTGGCCAACACGTACCCGCGGCTGGCCCAGTGGCGCTCCATCGGGGACAGCTGGGACCGGATGACCCCGGGCGGCAATCCGGGCGACGAGCTGAAGGTGCTGGTGTTGACCAACCGCGCGCGGCTCAAGGCCAAGCCGCGCTTCTTCCTGATGGCGGCCATCCACGCGCGCGAGTACGCGACGGCGGAGCTGGCGGCGCGCTTCGCCGAGGAGCTCGTCAACCGGTACGAGGTGGACGCGGACGCGCGCTGGCTGCTCGACTACCACGAGGTGCACATCGTGGTGCAGTCCAACCCGGACGGCCGACGCGTGGCGGAGACGGGCCTGTCCAAGCGCAAGAACACCAACACCACCCAGGGCTCCTGCTCCGCGGCGACGTGGGGCGTGGACCTCAACCGCAACAGCAGCTTCGACTGGAACCAGGGCGGCACGACCACCAGCGCCTGTGGCGAGACGTACCTCGGGCGCACGCCGGCCTCGGAGCCGGAGACCCAGGCGCTGGAGAACTACATCCTCTCGCTGTACGCGGACCGGCGGGGGCCCGCCGCCTCGGACCCGGCGGCCGAGGACACCTCCGGGGTGATGATCAGCCTGCACAGCTATGGCGGCTGGGTGCTCTACCCCTGGGGCGCGGACACCTCCGCGGCGCCCAACGAGGCGCGGCTGCGCACGCTCGGGCGCAAGTTCAACTACTTCAACGGCTACCAGGCGTGCCCGGCCGCCACGTGCCTGTACGTGGCCTCGGGCTCGACGGACACGTTCGCCTACGGGGTGCTGGGCGTGCCGTCCTACACCATCGAGGTGGGCACCGAGTTCTTCCAGAGCTGCTCCTCGTTCGAGAACGTCGTGCTGCCCAACAACATGCCGGCGCTCTGGTACGCCCTCAAGGCGACGCGGCGGCCGTACCAGTCGCCCGCGGGGCCGGACTCCGTCACCCTCAGCCTGTCCGCGGCCGCGGTGCGTCCGGGCACCCCGGTGACGCTCTATGCCCAGGCGGATGACACGCGCTACGGCACCAACGGCGGGGTGGAGCCCACGCAGAACATCGCCGCCGCGCGCTACAGCGTGGACGCGCCTTCCTGGGTATCCGGCACGCCGACGTACGCGCTCACCCCCCTGGACGGCGCCTTCGACAGCCCCGTCGAGCAGCTCCAGGGCACGGTCTTCACCTCGACGCTCACCCCGGGCAAGCACATCCTCTTCGTGGAGAGCCAGGACGCCAGCGGCAACTGGG